A window of Gemmatimonadaceae bacterium contains these coding sequences:
- a CDS encoding glycosyltransferase: MPSRAPRIAVFTHDAYGVGHVRRSSRILQALAEKEPGSALLLITGSPATHLLRELPPNADTIKIPTIVTSGTEGTQPPTLGIGVAELASMRGELTRCALDLFGADVLLVDNFPLGTRLELLPTLRELRHRPTKTVLGLRDVVDPPKKVQRDWERDGIYGIIERYYDKVLVYGVREVLDAVEAYGLSDTVADRLSYCGYVTESGLARSDPETVRRELGVDAGFFLATVGGGGDGRPLLEAFIGALDEFPDRPAVVVAGEFMSPSDRAAIVHAASGRRGVAVRNHLADMPSAMAAADLVVAMGGYNTSAEIMSTGARSVLVPRTWRAGEHGSRGRSGVDAEQHVRAAGLAQLGLVTALESEELTPNTLARAMTRALAQPRRNGSSRLDLNGASCVADHLLALARDRE, from the coding sequence ATGCCCTCTCGCGCTCCACGCATTGCAGTCTTCACGCACGACGCGTACGGCGTCGGACACGTGCGGAGAAGCTCGCGCATTCTCCAGGCGCTGGCGGAGAAGGAACCCGGCTCCGCTCTCCTGCTGATTACCGGCTCTCCGGCGACGCACCTGCTTCGTGAGCTTCCACCCAATGCAGACACGATCAAGATCCCGACGATCGTCACGTCGGGAACTGAAGGCACCCAGCCGCCGACGCTCGGTATCGGCGTAGCCGAGCTGGCTTCAATGCGAGGCGAGCTGACGCGGTGCGCCCTCGATCTGTTCGGCGCCGACGTTCTGCTCGTGGACAACTTTCCGCTCGGGACGCGACTCGAGCTGCTTCCGACACTTCGCGAGCTCCGGCACCGCCCGACGAAAACGGTGCTCGGCCTGCGCGACGTCGTTGACCCGCCGAAGAAAGTCCAGCGCGACTGGGAGCGCGACGGAATCTACGGAATCATCGAGCGCTACTACGACAAGGTGCTCGTGTACGGCGTGCGCGAAGTTCTGGATGCGGTTGAGGCTTACGGACTTTCAGATACGGTTGCCGATCGACTCTCCTATTGCGGCTACGTCACCGAGTCCGGACTGGCGCGCAGCGATCCTGAAACGGTGCGTCGCGAGCTGGGAGTGGACGCGGGCTTTTTCCTCGCGACAGTCGGAGGAGGGGGCGACGGCAGGCCGTTGCTCGAGGCATTCATCGGGGCGCTGGACGAGTTTCCTGATCGCCCCGCAGTCGTTGTCGCCGGCGAATTCATGTCACCGTCGGACCGTGCGGCCATCGTGCACGCGGCCTCGGGACGCCGTGGAGTTGCCGTAAGGAATCACCTCGCAGACATGCCTTCGGCTATGGCCGCTGCCGATCTGGTTGTAGCGATGGGCGGATACAACACATCGGCCGAGATCATGTCCACCGGAGCGCGATCGGTGCTCGTTCCGCGCACGTGGCGAGCGGGAGAGCACGGGAGCCGCGGCCGGTCGGGAGTGGACGCTGAGCAGCATGTGCGAGCGGCTGGGCTGGCGCAGCTGGGGCTCGTCACCGCGCTGGAGTCCGAAGAGCTGACCCCGAACACCCTGGCCAGGGCAATGACGCGCGCGCTCGCGCAGCCTCGCCGCAACGGGAGCAGTCGTCTCGATCTCAATGGCGCTTCGTGCGTGGCGGATCATCTGCTCGCTCTGGCACGGGATCGGGAGTAG
- a CDS encoding Ku protein, translating to MAARSIASATISFGLVSVPVNVYSSSESKSSVSFNMLHKDCGGRLKQHYTCTKDNEVVTRDNTVKGYEFAKDQYVILTPEELKALEEKATSTIDIVEFVPMTEVDRVYLDKVYYLGPDKGGDRAYRLLVEALKTSGKAALGQYAARGQQHLVLLRARDGVLVMEQLHYADEIRPPSEVPVPNGDVKDAELKLAMMLIDQTANESFEPTKYKDTVRERVLETIQRKVEGQDITSEVAPSNGGDKILDLMEALKASLAKKATPEKSERRKQKAS from the coding sequence ATGGCTGCACGCTCTATAGCTAGCGCGACGATCTCCTTCGGCCTCGTCTCGGTTCCAGTCAACGTCTACTCGTCTTCCGAGTCGAAGTCGAGCGTCTCCTTCAACATGCTGCACAAGGACTGCGGCGGCCGGTTGAAGCAGCACTACACATGCACGAAGGACAACGAGGTCGTAACCCGCGACAATACGGTGAAAGGGTACGAGTTCGCCAAGGATCAGTACGTGATCCTGACGCCCGAAGAGCTGAAGGCACTCGAGGAGAAGGCAACGAGCACCATCGACATCGTCGAGTTCGTTCCGATGACGGAGGTGGACCGGGTCTACCTCGACAAGGTGTACTATCTCGGGCCGGACAAGGGTGGCGATCGCGCCTACCGGCTGCTCGTCGAAGCGTTGAAGACGAGCGGGAAAGCAGCGCTGGGTCAGTACGCCGCGCGGGGACAGCAGCATCTCGTCCTCCTTCGGGCGCGCGATGGCGTTCTCGTGATGGAACAGCTTCACTACGCTGACGAAATTCGTCCGCCGAGTGAAGTTCCCGTTCCGAACGGCGATGTGAAAGACGCCGAGCTGAAGCTGGCGATGATGCTGATCGATCAGACTGCGAACGAGTCCTTCGAGCCGACCAAGTACAAGGACACGGTGCGCGAGCGGGTTCTGGAGACGATTCAGCGCAAGGTGGAGGGTCAGGACATCACATCCGAGGTCGCGCCCAGCAATGGAGGCGACAAGATCCTCGACCTCATGGAAGCGCTGAAGGCGAGCCTTGCCAAAAAGGCCACACCCGAAAAATCGGAGCGCAGAAAGCAGAAGGCCTCGTGA
- a CDS encoding DUF72 domain-containing protein: MKVLAGTSGYSFKEWKGTFYPADLKSAQLLGFYASKFPTLEINNTFYRLPKEHVLLEWASQVPEQFTFSLKASQRITHHTRLKSESESLVRFLLKNTSVLGERLGPILFQLPPNLKKDVERLKNFLSYLPAERKYAFEFRHESWFDDEVFAVMRDRDIAMCVAEQAEFKCPVVCTASWGYLRLHKLDYDQSALEEWAKCVTSQGWKEAFVYFKHDEGVGSGPPAVEAFVKAGQA; this comes from the coding sequence GTGAAGGTCCTTGCTGGGACTAGCGGCTACTCGTTCAAGGAGTGGAAAGGAACGTTCTATCCGGCCGACCTCAAGTCAGCCCAGCTGCTCGGCTTTTACGCTTCGAAGTTTCCGACGCTCGAGATCAACAACACCTTCTACCGGCTGCCGAAGGAGCACGTCCTGCTCGAGTGGGCGTCGCAGGTGCCCGAGCAGTTCACGTTCTCGCTGAAGGCGAGCCAGAGGATCACGCATCACACGCGGCTCAAATCGGAATCCGAGTCGCTCGTCCGGTTTCTTCTCAAGAACACATCCGTGCTCGGCGAAAGGCTCGGGCCGATTCTCTTTCAGCTTCCGCCGAACCTGAAGAAGGACGTCGAGCGGCTGAAGAATTTTCTCAGCTACCTCCCTGCCGAGCGGAAATACGCGTTCGAGTTCCGGCACGAGAGCTGGTTCGACGACGAGGTGTTCGCGGTGATGCGGGACCGCGATATCGCGATGTGCGTCGCCGAGCAGGCCGAGTTCAAGTGTCCGGTGGTTTGCACGGCGTCGTGGGGCTACTTGCGGCTTCACAAGCTCGACTATGACCAGAGCGCGCTTGAAGAGTGGGCGAAGTGTGTCACGTCACAGGGCTGGAAGGAGGCATTCGTGTACTTCAAGCACGACGAGGGCGTCGGCTCGGGGCCACCGGCGGTCGAGGCTTTCGTCAAGGCGGGACAGGCGTGA
- a CDS encoding penicillin acylase family protein yields MRTIMRASVAGLILVNAFPAAAQAPDPELWRQVEIIRTAHGVPHIRAENLRAAGYALGWLQLEDYGPRAALMALRARGEMARVFGLDSIESDFEDRRNRSRTAATYPRLEQATRDVYEGFAAGMNRYIALRAEEFPAGMPANFTGHDVAARDMGGAASGGDAIDRFLARLKPPSRRDTTRQPDGEGDARSAEVIGSNAWAFAPSRTKSGKAILLRNPHLQWTAGYYEAHITVPKVLDFYGDFRIGGPFSQVGGFNRFLGFATTNSQADLDEFYALDVDPAKTDHYLFDGASIPVTRELITVEFKNGDGIGTESRELWSTQLGPVIYRGNGKIYIVKAATEGEFRAGEQMLHMMRATSLAQWKDAMRLRARPTSNFTYADGAGNIFYLWNASLPALPHAPGGDTIAFPARGMRDVWTRYVPFDSLTQVLNPKGGYIHNENASPHFTNIRGRIDTTNAYPNFEKPRLSLRSQLGLELVGGDNKVSLEDVIRMKHNYRMLLADRVKPDLIAAVRATNPTGDVASALVMLEKWNNTGAAESRGSTLFEVWWQRYSSRPGSNAQERRVPDSLLFSTVWTAAQPTTTPRGLADPTRAAQSFAWAVAETTLLYGSWDKEWGEVHRVRHGSVDVPVGGCALGCFRVLGFTRAPDGKLVASGGDGWVLAVEFADVPRAYSVLAYGESAKPESPWHASQAAMFAKGEMKKVAFTVRDVDASAVARYRPGEKR; encoded by the coding sequence ATGCGAACAATCATGCGCGCCAGCGTGGCGGGACTCATTCTCGTCAACGCTTTTCCCGCGGCCGCTCAAGCACCCGACCCCGAGCTCTGGCGTCAGGTCGAGATCATCCGCACTGCTCACGGCGTGCCGCACATCCGCGCGGAAAACCTTCGCGCCGCCGGCTACGCGCTGGGGTGGCTCCAGCTGGAGGACTACGGACCGCGCGCCGCATTGATGGCTCTGCGGGCCCGCGGCGAGATGGCCAGAGTCTTCGGCCTCGACAGCATCGAATCGGATTTCGAAGACCGCCGCAACCGCAGCCGGACAGCCGCTACGTACCCTCGTCTCGAGCAGGCAACGCGCGACGTGTACGAGGGCTTCGCCGCGGGAATGAATCGCTACATCGCCCTGCGCGCGGAGGAGTTTCCGGCGGGGATGCCGGCAAACTTCACGGGGCACGATGTCGCGGCGAGGGACATGGGCGGCGCCGCGAGCGGGGGCGACGCGATCGACAGGTTTCTCGCGCGTCTGAAACCGCCATCACGACGCGACACGACGAGACAACCAGATGGTGAGGGCGACGCCCGGAGTGCGGAGGTAATCGGCTCCAACGCGTGGGCGTTCGCGCCCTCGCGCACGAAATCAGGCAAGGCCATCCTCCTTCGCAATCCACACCTCCAGTGGACGGCCGGATACTACGAAGCGCACATCACTGTGCCCAAAGTCCTCGACTTCTATGGCGACTTTCGCATCGGCGGTCCGTTCAGCCAGGTAGGTGGCTTCAACCGCTTCCTCGGCTTCGCGACGACGAACAGTCAGGCCGACCTCGACGAGTTCTACGCTCTCGACGTCGATCCCGCGAAGACCGATCACTATCTCTTCGACGGAGCTTCGATCCCGGTTACGCGCGAGCTCATCACCGTCGAGTTCAAAAACGGCGACGGTATCGGAACAGAATCGCGTGAGCTGTGGTCGACGCAGCTCGGTCCGGTGATTTATCGCGGCAACGGCAAGATCTACATCGTCAAGGCCGCAACCGAAGGAGAGTTTCGCGCCGGTGAGCAGATGCTGCACATGATGCGCGCGACTTCGCTGGCTCAATGGAAGGATGCGATGCGGCTACGCGCGCGTCCGACGTCGAACTTCACTTACGCCGACGGGGCGGGGAACATCTTCTATCTATGGAATGCGTCGTTGCCGGCGCTTCCACATGCGCCCGGTGGTGATACCATCGCTTTCCCGGCGCGAGGGATGCGGGACGTGTGGACGCGGTACGTCCCCTTCGATTCGCTCACGCAGGTTCTGAATCCAAAGGGCGGGTACATCCATAACGAGAACGCCTCGCCGCATTTCACCAACATTCGCGGCCGCATCGATACGACGAATGCGTACCCGAATTTCGAGAAGCCGCGCCTTTCGCTTCGCAGCCAGCTCGGCCTCGAGCTGGTCGGCGGCGACAACAAGGTGTCGCTCGAAGACGTCATCAGGATGAAGCACAATTACAGAATGCTCCTCGCCGACCGTGTGAAGCCGGACCTCATCGCGGCGGTGAGGGCGACCAACCCGACGGGAGACGTCGCTTCAGCGCTCGTGATGCTCGAGAAGTGGAACAACACCGGCGCGGCCGAGAGTCGAGGCTCGACACTGTTCGAGGTCTGGTGGCAGCGGTACTCGTCGCGGCCGGGCAGCAACGCTCAGGAGCGGCGTGTTCCGGATTCGCTTCTGTTTTCGACGGTGTGGACTGCCGCCCAGCCGACTACCACGCCGCGAGGGCTCGCGGATCCGACCCGTGCAGCACAGTCATTCGCGTGGGCTGTAGCGGAGACGACGCTTCTGTATGGAAGCTGGGACAAGGAGTGGGGTGAGGTGCATCGTGTTCGACACGGCAGCGTCGACGTGCCGGTCGGCGGATGCGCCCTCGGCTGTTTTCGAGTGCTTGGCTTCACGCGCGCTCCCGACGGCAAGCTCGTTGCGAGCGGAGGCGATGGCTGGGTGCTGGCCGTCGAGTTTGCCGACGTCCCGCGCGCGTACTCGGTGCTCGCCTACGGCGAGAGCGCGAAACCCGAGTCACCGTGGCACGCGAGCCAGGCAGCGATGTTCGCGAAAGGCGAGATGAAGAAGGTCGCGTTTACCGTGCGCGATGTCGATGCGAGCGCGGTCGCGCGATATCGACCTGGCGAGAAGCGCTGA
- a CDS encoding YciI family protein yields MRFLVLVKANAESEAGVLPDEKMLTEMGKFNEELVKAGVMLAGEGLQTSSKGVRVKFDGRKRTVTDGPFAETKELVAGFWMWQVKSKEEAIEWLKRAPFHGGEEVEIRQIFESEDFGEAFTPELREQEERLRQQAASNAQR; encoded by the coding sequence ATGCGGTTCCTAGTGCTGGTGAAGGCGAACGCGGAGAGTGAAGCCGGCGTTCTGCCCGACGAGAAGATGCTGACCGAGATGGGGAAGTTCAACGAGGAGCTGGTCAAGGCCGGCGTGATGCTCGCGGGCGAGGGGCTTCAGACGAGCTCGAAGGGCGTGCGAGTGAAGTTCGACGGCAGGAAGCGCACGGTTACCGACGGTCCGTTCGCCGAAACGAAGGAGCTCGTCGCCGGGTTCTGGATGTGGCAGGTGAAGTCGAAGGAGGAAGCGATCGAGTGGCTGAAGCGCGCGCCGTTCCATGGAGGAGAGGAAGTCGAGATCCGACAGATTTTTGAATCGGAGGACTTCGGAGAGGCATTCACGCCCGAACTGCGGGAGCAGGAGGAGCGGCTGCGCCAGCAGGCCGCGTCCAACGCTCAGCGATAA
- a CDS encoding helix-turn-helix transcriptional regulator, with the protein MNAIKDWVPLLQEARTRAALTQRELARRAGTAQSVVARVERGQTSPTLETLARLLAATGFNLDVELVPRPTADPLIEAFKRDIDRSLLRRNLEKTVDERVRSLQALARLAEEANRAGRVARKKR; encoded by the coding sequence ATGAACGCTATCAAGGACTGGGTGCCGCTGCTTCAAGAGGCGAGAACACGAGCCGCCCTCACCCAACGCGAGCTCGCCCGCCGGGCCGGAACCGCGCAGTCCGTCGTCGCCCGGGTCGAGCGCGGCCAGACCAGCCCCACGCTCGAGACCCTGGCGCGGCTGCTGGCAGCGACCGGCTTCAACCTCGACGTCGAGCTCGTTCCCCGACCCACCGCTGATCCGCTGATCGAAGCTTTCAAACGCGATATCGACCGGTCGTTGCTGCGCCGAAACCTCGAAAAAACCGTAGACGAACGAGTGAGATCGCTCCAGGCGCTCGCTCGCCTCGCCGAGGAAGCCAATCGCGCCGGACGAGTCGCTCGAAAGAAACGATGA
- a CDS encoding metallophosphoesterase: protein MTPLIRLVVVMAICWPASLEAQQAQQAQQAQQAQQAQQAQPAPQAQQPDLPLRPGSVRFLVMGDGGTGDTPQYEVGAQMERYRQRFPFTFAIMLGDNIYGRERPQDFDKKFIKPYKALLDAKVEFHAALGNHDDPNQRYFKPYNLDGARYRTFKKGNVRFFVIDSNYLDVEQRKWLERELASSGSDWKIAYFHHPLYTTARRGPEVELPAILEPLFVKHGVQVVFAGHEHVYERLKPQKGIYHFTVGGAAKLRAGDTRQGPLTDATFDRDRSFLLAEITDKEMYYLAISRSGNVVDRGVIARK, encoded by the coding sequence GTGACGCCACTCATCCGCCTTGTCGTCGTCATGGCCATCTGCTGGCCGGCGTCTCTCGAGGCGCAACAGGCGCAGCAGGCGCAACAGGCGCAGCAGGCGCAACAGGCGCAACAGGCGCAACCGGCTCCGCAGGCTCAACAGCCGGACCTTCCGCTGCGGCCTGGATCAGTACGATTTCTCGTGATGGGCGACGGAGGCACCGGCGACACGCCACAATACGAAGTGGGCGCGCAGATGGAGCGGTACCGCCAGCGGTTTCCGTTCACCTTTGCCATCATGCTCGGCGACAACATCTACGGGCGGGAGCGGCCTCAGGATTTCGACAAGAAGTTCATCAAGCCGTACAAGGCGCTGCTTGACGCGAAGGTGGAGTTCCACGCTGCCCTCGGCAATCACGACGATCCCAACCAGCGTTACTTCAAGCCTTACAATCTGGACGGCGCCCGCTATCGCACCTTCAAGAAAGGGAACGTGCGATTCTTCGTCATCGACAGCAACTATCTCGACGTCGAGCAGCGAAAATGGCTGGAGAGAGAGCTGGCATCGTCGGGCTCCGACTGGAAGATCGCGTACTTCCACCATCCGCTTTACACCACGGCGCGCCGTGGTCCGGAAGTCGAGCTTCCCGCCATCCTCGAGCCTCTATTCGTCAAGCATGGCGTGCAGGTGGTGTTTGCCGGCCACGAGCATGTATACGAACGGCTCAAGCCACAGAAGGGCATCTACCACTTCACGGTTGGCGGAGCGGCAAAGCTGCGCGCCGGCGACACGCGCCAGGGTCCGCTGACAGATGCCACTTTCGACAGGGATCGCTCGTTCCTGCTGGCCGAGATCACCGACAAGGAGATGTACTATCTGGCGATCAGTCGCTCTGGGAACGTCGTGGACAGGGGAGTGATCGCCAGAAAGTGA
- a CDS encoding LiaF domain-containing protein gives MKLTAREIRPTIVTPPYRVRHTAEHGVLVRTLPEDLIPELSRVVAWWTTEKREGEWVVPREFKAFACMGTVELDLTYARMGAGISDMELNGFMANIEVTVPADIRVECDGDGMLGNFDVKRIGNADPPPDAPVLRISGTAYVGSITIKIVDPNAPGWAERLKARWESLKVKASV, from the coding sequence GTGAAACTCACGGCACGCGAAATTCGTCCGACCATTGTGACCCCTCCTTATCGCGTCCGTCACACCGCCGAACACGGCGTCCTGGTGAGAACTCTCCCCGAGGATCTCATCCCGGAGCTGAGCCGAGTCGTGGCCTGGTGGACGACCGAAAAACGCGAGGGGGAATGGGTTGTCCCTCGGGAGTTCAAGGCGTTCGCGTGCATGGGGACTGTCGAGCTCGACCTCACCTACGCACGAATGGGCGCGGGGATCAGCGACATGGAGCTCAACGGCTTCATGGCGAATATCGAAGTGACGGTTCCCGCCGACATCCGCGTTGAGTGTGACGGCGACGGGATGCTCGGCAATTTCGACGTCAAGCGCATCGGGAATGCCGATCCGCCCCCCGATGCACCCGTCCTCAGAATCTCGGGAACGGCCTATGTGGGCTCGATTACGATCAAGATCGTCGATCCCAATGCGCCCGGGTGGGCGGAGAGGCTGAAGGCCCGGTGGGAGTCTCTCAAAGTCAAAGCAAGCGTGTAA